In Desulfobacterales bacterium, the following are encoded in one genomic region:
- a CDS encoding efflux RND transporter periplasmic adaptor subunit, with protein MLSAAGFVLILSGGCGDKTETRPAVETPVRTAKAVTISPAAALPPRGTVEYVGLLSAFRKAEISSEMGGTIERFFFEKGDRVKKNQVLAEVSTDSIRIEVQQAAAALKAAESQLEKTTKGSRPEEILMAKAALQAAAAERLEAEKNVDRIKTLYGNRAVSDSVYDSARRAVDMARAKEASARQGLILSEQGPREEDRQAAKANVEQAQAGLALAKDRLRKSRLVAPFSGVAAFRDAEQGEVIPPGMTITRIVDLSRMKIKLSINEKDIAVLKKHPQLDFSVDALAGETYRCWLVFLSPTAAPSTRSFPAELLVADPDPRMADGMTARVRFPLADENQAIKIPSAWLAEEDGNIGLYVVENGKALFRAVTLGDYYDQRVQILKGLDGNEQVITNPTGIKSGDTVTIQSE; from the coding sequence TTGTTATCCGCTGCGGGTTTTGTATTGATTCTGTCAGGCGGCTGCGGGGACAAGACCGAAACACGCCCGGCCGTTGAGACGCCGGTCCGAACGGCCAAAGCGGTTACAATCAGTCCGGCGGCGGCGCTTCCGCCAAGAGGGACGGTTGAATATGTTGGCCTGTTGTCGGCCTTTCGCAAGGCCGAAATTTCCAGCGAAATGGGCGGAACGATCGAACGGTTCTTTTTCGAAAAAGGCGACCGGGTGAAAAAAAACCAGGTGCTCGCTGAAGTCAGCACCGACAGCATCCGCATTGAAGTGCAGCAGGCGGCGGCTGCGCTGAAAGCTGCTGAAAGCCAGCTTGAAAAGACGACAAAAGGGTCCCGGCCGGAAGAGATTCTAATGGCTAAGGCAGCGCTCCAGGCCGCCGCGGCCGAACGCCTGGAAGCGGAAAAGAACGTTGACCGGATTAAAACGCTTTACGGGAACCGAGCGGTTTCGGACAGCGTATATGATTCCGCCAGAAGGGCCGTTGACATGGCCCGGGCAAAAGAAGCATCGGCCCGGCAGGGGCTGATACTTTCGGAACAGGGTCCGCGGGAGGAAGATCGTCAGGCTGCCAAAGCCAATGTTGAACAGGCCCAAGCCGGGCTGGCGCTGGCGAAGGACCGGCTGCGGAAATCAAGACTGGTCGCCCCTTTCAGCGGCGTAGCGGCTTTCAGGGATGCTGAACAGGGGGAGGTGATACCGCCGGGAATGACCATTACACGGATCGTCGATCTCAGCCGTATGAAGATAAAACTGTCCATAAACGAAAAAGATATTGCGGTATTAAAAAAACATCCCCAGCTTGATTTTTCAGTTGATGCCCTTGCAGGTGAAACCTATCGCTGCTGGCTCGTTTTTCTGTCGCCCACGGCTGCGCCGTCAACGCGGTCGTTTCCGGCTGAACTGCTGGTGGCCGATCCGGATCCCCGCATGGCGGACGGTATGACCGCACGGGTCCGATTTCCCCTGGCGGACGAGAACCAGGCCATCAAGATACCGTCGGCCTGGTTGGCAGAGGAGGATGGAAACATCGGTTTGTATGTGGTGGAAAACGGAAAAGCCCTTTTCAGGGCGGTAACCCTTGGCGATTATTATGATCAACGGGTTCAAATCCTGAAAGGTCTGGATGGCAATGAACAGGTGATAACCAATCCGACCGGTATCAAAAGCGGCGACACCGTGACGATCCAGAGCGAGTGA